A genome region from Perca fluviatilis chromosome 20, GENO_Pfluv_1.0, whole genome shotgun sequence includes the following:
- the rpusd2 gene encoding RNA pseudouridylate synthase domain-containing protein 2 isoform X2 produces MHSSSTMEQAAVATPTPAEVNSPISREKTTTKEATESGKRKSDEPGEPGTSGRGKRRRGAGGKKLRPGERYIPPPQKRNLGISFRQEHFDETSYYFEGGLRKVYPYYFDFKTYCKGRWIGKSLLEVFKSEFRAESIEYYQRAAKEGRIRLNETPVEDLSVVLRNNDLMKNTVHRHEPPVVGRPLEVLVDDGEVLVVDKPASIPVHPCGRFRHNTVIFILGKERGISELHTVHRLDRLTSGVLLFARTLEASKKLDQLVRDRQLEKEYVCRVEGEFPESELICEEPILVVSFKIGLCRVDPKGKECRTVFQRLSFNGKTSVVRCLPLTGRTHQIRVHLQYLGFPILNDPIYGSSAWGPHRGKGGLVGKSNEDLLQALVEEHRSQESLHLLDIPDDGIGIEQAAEKNKTSEKADTLDGTSEPNKSGQSHQIDTQVTTGCSSSSETVDKLSQGCTDSKENKTSLESQPTKSNGNQTEAATPKTPPETRDHLCSECKLVRPDPTEKELIMYLHALRYKGADFEYSTRLPDWAKEEWVESDWS; encoded by the exons ATGCAC AGCAGCTCGACGATGGAGCAGGCAGCTGTCGCCACCCCAACACCGGCCGAGGTCAACAGCCCAATATCGCGGGAGAAAACCACAACGAAAGAGGCGACAGAAAGTGGCAAACGAAAAAGCGACGAACCGGGCGAACCTGGGACAAGTGGCCGAGGCAAGAGGCGGAGAGGAGCGGGAGGGAAGAAGCTCCGTCCGGGCGAGAGATATATCCCTCCTCCGCAGAAGCGGAACCTGGGTATCAGCTTCCGCCAGGAGCATTTCGACGAGACCTCCTACTACTTTGAAGGTGGCCTGCGCAAAGTGTATCCATACTACTTTGACTTCAAAACGTACTGCAAAGGTCGGTGGATTGGGAAGAGCCTTCTGGAGGTGTTCAAGAGTGAGTTCAGAGCTGAGTCCATAGAATATTACCAGAGGGCTGCCAAAGAGGGTCGCATCCGGCTGAACGAGACCCCTGTGGAGGACCTGTCTGTGGTGCTCAGG AATAATGACCTTATGAAGAACACAGTGCACCGTCACGAGCCCCCTGTGGTCGGCAGACCCCTGGAGGTTCTGGTGGATGATGGTGAAGTGCTTGTGGTCGACAAGCCTGCCTCCATCCCGGTCCACCCCTGTGGCCGTTTCCGCCACAACACAGTGATTTTCATTCTGGGAAAAGAGCGGGGCATCTCTGAGCTCCACACAGTCCACAGACTGGACAGGCTCACCTCTGGAGTGCTGCTATTTGCCAGGACACTGGAGGCATCAAAGAAACTGGACCAGTtggtgagagacagacag CTTGAAAAGGAGTATGTGTGCAGAGTAGAGGGAGAGTTTCCAGAGAGTGAGCTCATCTGCGAGGAGCCCATCCTGGTCGTTTCCTTTAAAATTGGCCTCTGCCGAGTCGACCCGAAGGGAAAGGAGTGCAGAACGGTCTTCCAGAGGCTTAGCTTTAATGGAAAAACCAGCGTGGTCCGCTGTTTACCTCTGACTGGCCGCACACACCAGATCAGGGTCCACCTCCAGTACCTGGGCTTCCCCATCCTCAATGATCCCATCTATGGTTCCTCAGCCTGGGGGCCTCACAGGGGGAAGGGGGGACTGGTGGGAAAGAGTAATGAGGACCTGCTGCAGGCTCTGGTTGAGGAACATCGCTCTCAGGAAAGTCTTCACCTGCTGGATATTCCAGATGATGGGATTGGGATTGAACAAGCGGCAGAGAAAAACAAGACATCTGAGAAAGCAGATACATTGGATGGCACCTCTGAACCTAACAAAAGTGGACAGAGTCACCAGATTGACACACAGGTGACGACCGGTTGTAGCTCAAGCAGTGAGACGGTGGATAAATTGAGTCAGGGCTGCACAGATTCAAAGGAAAACAAAACCTCGCTTGAATCTCAACCTACCAAATCAAATGGAAATCAAACAGAAGCAGCAACTCCCAAAACTCCACCAGAGACTAGAGACCACCTGTGCAGTGAATGTAAGTTAGTACGACCAGATCCCACAGAGAAGGAACTCATCATGTATCTCCACGCTTTACGCTACAAAGGAGCTGATTTTGAGTATTCCACGCGCTTACCCGATTGGGCCAAAGAGGAATGGGTCGAATCTGATTGGAGCTGA
- the rpusd2 gene encoding RNA pseudouridylate synthase domain-containing protein 2 isoform X1, producing MHVSVSVRGLRKCNLLSFFYSGQTGVIARGINQIQKHFISVYNFNSVLNRRFHYPRCQQSSSTMEQAAVATPTPAEVNSPISREKTTTKEATESGKRKSDEPGEPGTSGRGKRRRGAGGKKLRPGERYIPPPQKRNLGISFRQEHFDETSYYFEGGLRKVYPYYFDFKTYCKGRWIGKSLLEVFKSEFRAESIEYYQRAAKEGRIRLNETPVEDLSVVLRNNDLMKNTVHRHEPPVVGRPLEVLVDDGEVLVVDKPASIPVHPCGRFRHNTVIFILGKERGISELHTVHRLDRLTSGVLLFARTLEASKKLDQLVRDRQLEKEYVCRVEGEFPESELICEEPILVVSFKIGLCRVDPKGKECRTVFQRLSFNGKTSVVRCLPLTGRTHQIRVHLQYLGFPILNDPIYGSSAWGPHRGKGGLVGKSNEDLLQALVEEHRSQESLHLLDIPDDGIGIEQAAEKNKTSEKADTLDGTSEPNKSGQSHQIDTQVTTGCSSSSETVDKLSQGCTDSKENKTSLESQPTKSNGNQTEAATPKTPPETRDHLCSECKLVRPDPTEKELIMYLHALRYKGADFEYSTRLPDWAKEEWVESDWS from the exons ATGCACGTGAGTGTGTCGGTTAGAGGCTTgagaaaatgtaatttgctgTCTTTCTTCTATTCTGGTCAAACGGGAGTTATTGCGCGTGGAATTAATCAAATACAAAAGCACTTTATTTCGGTTTATAACTTTAATTCTGTTCTGAATCGTCGTTTTCATTATCCTCGGTGTCAACAGAGCAGCTCGACGATGGAGCAGGCAGCTGTCGCCACCCCAACACCGGCCGAGGTCAACAGCCCAATATCGCGGGAGAAAACCACAACGAAAGAGGCGACAGAAAGTGGCAAACGAAAAAGCGACGAACCGGGCGAACCTGGGACAAGTGGCCGAGGCAAGAGGCGGAGAGGAGCGGGAGGGAAGAAGCTCCGTCCGGGCGAGAGATATATCCCTCCTCCGCAGAAGCGGAACCTGGGTATCAGCTTCCGCCAGGAGCATTTCGACGAGACCTCCTACTACTTTGAAGGTGGCCTGCGCAAAGTGTATCCATACTACTTTGACTTCAAAACGTACTGCAAAGGTCGGTGGATTGGGAAGAGCCTTCTGGAGGTGTTCAAGAGTGAGTTCAGAGCTGAGTCCATAGAATATTACCAGAGGGCTGCCAAAGAGGGTCGCATCCGGCTGAACGAGACCCCTGTGGAGGACCTGTCTGTGGTGCTCAGG AATAATGACCTTATGAAGAACACAGTGCACCGTCACGAGCCCCCTGTGGTCGGCAGACCCCTGGAGGTTCTGGTGGATGATGGTGAAGTGCTTGTGGTCGACAAGCCTGCCTCCATCCCGGTCCACCCCTGTGGCCGTTTCCGCCACAACACAGTGATTTTCATTCTGGGAAAAGAGCGGGGCATCTCTGAGCTCCACACAGTCCACAGACTGGACAGGCTCACCTCTGGAGTGCTGCTATTTGCCAGGACACTGGAGGCATCAAAGAAACTGGACCAGTtggtgagagacagacag CTTGAAAAGGAGTATGTGTGCAGAGTAGAGGGAGAGTTTCCAGAGAGTGAGCTCATCTGCGAGGAGCCCATCCTGGTCGTTTCCTTTAAAATTGGCCTCTGCCGAGTCGACCCGAAGGGAAAGGAGTGCAGAACGGTCTTCCAGAGGCTTAGCTTTAATGGAAAAACCAGCGTGGTCCGCTGTTTACCTCTGACTGGCCGCACACACCAGATCAGGGTCCACCTCCAGTACCTGGGCTTCCCCATCCTCAATGATCCCATCTATGGTTCCTCAGCCTGGGGGCCTCACAGGGGGAAGGGGGGACTGGTGGGAAAGAGTAATGAGGACCTGCTGCAGGCTCTGGTTGAGGAACATCGCTCTCAGGAAAGTCTTCACCTGCTGGATATTCCAGATGATGGGATTGGGATTGAACAAGCGGCAGAGAAAAACAAGACATCTGAGAAAGCAGATACATTGGATGGCACCTCTGAACCTAACAAAAGTGGACAGAGTCACCAGATTGACACACAGGTGACGACCGGTTGTAGCTCAAGCAGTGAGACGGTGGATAAATTGAGTCAGGGCTGCACAGATTCAAAGGAAAACAAAACCTCGCTTGAATCTCAACCTACCAAATCAAATGGAAATCAAACAGAAGCAGCAACTCCCAAAACTCCACCAGAGACTAGAGACCACCTGTGCAGTGAATGTAAGTTAGTACGACCAGATCCCACAGAGAAGGAACTCATCATGTATCTCCACGCTTTACGCTACAAAGGAGCTGATTTTGAGTATTCCACGCGCTTACCCGATTGGGCCAAAGAGGAATGGGTCGAATCTGATTGGAGCTGA
- the rpusd2 gene encoding RNA pseudouridylate synthase domain-containing protein 2 isoform X3 — MEQAAVATPTPAEVNSPISREKTTTKEATESGKRKSDEPGEPGTSGRGKRRRGAGGKKLRPGERYIPPPQKRNLGISFRQEHFDETSYYFEGGLRKVYPYYFDFKTYCKGRWIGKSLLEVFKSEFRAESIEYYQRAAKEGRIRLNETPVEDLSVVLRNNDLMKNTVHRHEPPVVGRPLEVLVDDGEVLVVDKPASIPVHPCGRFRHNTVIFILGKERGISELHTVHRLDRLTSGVLLFARTLEASKKLDQLVRDRQLEKEYVCRVEGEFPESELICEEPILVVSFKIGLCRVDPKGKECRTVFQRLSFNGKTSVVRCLPLTGRTHQIRVHLQYLGFPILNDPIYGSSAWGPHRGKGGLVGKSNEDLLQALVEEHRSQESLHLLDIPDDGIGIEQAAEKNKTSEKADTLDGTSEPNKSGQSHQIDTQVTTGCSSSSETVDKLSQGCTDSKENKTSLESQPTKSNGNQTEAATPKTPPETRDHLCSECKLVRPDPTEKELIMYLHALRYKGADFEYSTRLPDWAKEEWVESDWS; from the exons ATGGAGCAGGCAGCTGTCGCCACCCCAACACCGGCCGAGGTCAACAGCCCAATATCGCGGGAGAAAACCACAACGAAAGAGGCGACAGAAAGTGGCAAACGAAAAAGCGACGAACCGGGCGAACCTGGGACAAGTGGCCGAGGCAAGAGGCGGAGAGGAGCGGGAGGGAAGAAGCTCCGTCCGGGCGAGAGATATATCCCTCCTCCGCAGAAGCGGAACCTGGGTATCAGCTTCCGCCAGGAGCATTTCGACGAGACCTCCTACTACTTTGAAGGTGGCCTGCGCAAAGTGTATCCATACTACTTTGACTTCAAAACGTACTGCAAAGGTCGGTGGATTGGGAAGAGCCTTCTGGAGGTGTTCAAGAGTGAGTTCAGAGCTGAGTCCATAGAATATTACCAGAGGGCTGCCAAAGAGGGTCGCATCCGGCTGAACGAGACCCCTGTGGAGGACCTGTCTGTGGTGCTCAGG AATAATGACCTTATGAAGAACACAGTGCACCGTCACGAGCCCCCTGTGGTCGGCAGACCCCTGGAGGTTCTGGTGGATGATGGTGAAGTGCTTGTGGTCGACAAGCCTGCCTCCATCCCGGTCCACCCCTGTGGCCGTTTCCGCCACAACACAGTGATTTTCATTCTGGGAAAAGAGCGGGGCATCTCTGAGCTCCACACAGTCCACAGACTGGACAGGCTCACCTCTGGAGTGCTGCTATTTGCCAGGACACTGGAGGCATCAAAGAAACTGGACCAGTtggtgagagacagacag CTTGAAAAGGAGTATGTGTGCAGAGTAGAGGGAGAGTTTCCAGAGAGTGAGCTCATCTGCGAGGAGCCCATCCTGGTCGTTTCCTTTAAAATTGGCCTCTGCCGAGTCGACCCGAAGGGAAAGGAGTGCAGAACGGTCTTCCAGAGGCTTAGCTTTAATGGAAAAACCAGCGTGGTCCGCTGTTTACCTCTGACTGGCCGCACACACCAGATCAGGGTCCACCTCCAGTACCTGGGCTTCCCCATCCTCAATGATCCCATCTATGGTTCCTCAGCCTGGGGGCCTCACAGGGGGAAGGGGGGACTGGTGGGAAAGAGTAATGAGGACCTGCTGCAGGCTCTGGTTGAGGAACATCGCTCTCAGGAAAGTCTTCACCTGCTGGATATTCCAGATGATGGGATTGGGATTGAACAAGCGGCAGAGAAAAACAAGACATCTGAGAAAGCAGATACATTGGATGGCACCTCTGAACCTAACAAAAGTGGACAGAGTCACCAGATTGACACACAGGTGACGACCGGTTGTAGCTCAAGCAGTGAGACGGTGGATAAATTGAGTCAGGGCTGCACAGATTCAAAGGAAAACAAAACCTCGCTTGAATCTCAACCTACCAAATCAAATGGAAATCAAACAGAAGCAGCAACTCCCAAAACTCCACCAGAGACTAGAGACCACCTGTGCAGTGAATGTAAGTTAGTACGACCAGATCCCACAGAGAAGGAACTCATCATGTATCTCCACGCTTTACGCTACAAAGGAGCTGATTTTGAGTATTCCACGCGCTTACCCGATTGGGCCAAAGAGGAATGGGTCGAATCTGATTGGAGCTGA